In the genome of Candidatus Omnitrophota bacterium, the window GCGCTGCCGGGTTCAAGGTCTGAGCGCTCGCCAATCTCCACGGTGAGCTTCTGGGCTGCGCCGTCCCGAAGCAGATCCAGGATCATCTTCTGCCCCGGCTTGGCATGGCTGACCCGATCGATGAGCTCCCGGGAGTAGCGGATCGCCTGGCCGTCAATCGCCTTGATAATATCGCCGTCCCGCAAGCCCGCCTTGATCGCCGGGCTCTCGCGGAGGACGGAATAGACCAGCACCCCGTTTCGATCGGTCAAGCGATAATAGTCGGCCACGTCATCCGTGATATCCTGGATCTGAATGCCGAGCCAGCCGTAGGCCACCTTTTTGCCCTCGATGAGCGCATCCAGGACGTTCTTCGCCTTGTTAATGGGAATGGCAAACCCGATGCCCTCGGAGCCACGCGAGCTCGTCAGGATCGCCACATTAATACCGATCACTTCCCCTTGGATGTTGAGCAGCGGCCCGCCGCTGTTGCCCGGATTGATCGCCGCATCAGTTTGAAAGAGATCCGAATAGTCCCGGTCGAAGCGCGTCGTCCGCGGCAGCTGACGGTTCAGCGCGCTGACCACACCAACGGTCAAGGTCGGCTCTGAGCCGATGACCCGCGAGGCCGGCCCGGCACCCATCAGGCCGAAGGGGTTGCCCAAGGCAATCGCCCACTGGCCGGTTCTCACGATCGACGAATCGCCAAGCTTCGCCACAGGAAGATTCTTGGCATCGATCTTGATGACCGCCAGATCCGACCGAGGATCCTTGCCCTTCACTTCGCCGGAAAATTCCCGCCCGTCAGCCAGCGTCACCGTGATCTTATCCGCGTTGGCCACCACGTGCTCATTCGTCAGAATCAACCCGCGCTCATCGATGATCACGCCGGAGCCCAAGCCAAACCGGCGCAATTCGCGCTCCGGCAGCTCGCCGTAAAACTGCCGGAAAAAATCTTCCGGATCCTCGAAGCCAAAGAACGGATGCCCGCGGAAGTACTGCCGGATTTGCTCCACTTGCTCCGTCGAAATGCTGACCACGGCAGGCCCGACCTGCTGGCTGATGCGCATGAAGGCGTTCTGCAGGTTTTCGGCTTCGCTCGTGGCAGCCTGCGCGGTGCTCCGAGCGCCTCCCGCGGAGGCCGTCGTGCTCGCCGGGGGATTGGACCAGAGGTCCCCGCCGCCCGCCACACCGAAGATGATTGCCACAACAACCGCGCCAATCCCCGCCCTCGACCACCGGCCTGCCATGGTTGCTTGTCCCCTGTTATGCCCGCTGTCCTGCGGGTTCCGCCACGTCTTTTGCCTTTGAAGCGTCTTTCGGCTCCTTCACGCCCTCTTGGGCGTCGTGCTTGCGAATCTGATCCTCCAGCTGCTTCATGAGCTTCGGATTCTCTCGCAGGAAGAGCCTCGCACTCTCCCGCCCCTGGCCAAGCTTCGTCTCCCCCCACGACAGCCAGCTCCCTTGCCGCTGGATGACGGCGGTGGTTTCGCCCACATCAAGAATGCCGCCCGCCTTGGAAATCCCTTCGTCAAAGAGGATATCAAACTCCGCCTGGCGGAACGGGGCGGCCACTTTATTCTTCACGACCTTCGCCCGCACCCGATTGCCGATGGCGCGATCGCCCACTTTAATGGTCTCGATGCGGCGCAGATCGATCCGCACCGACGAGTAGAACTTCAGCGCGCGGCCGCCAGGTGTCGTCTCGGGATTGCCGAACATGACGCCGATTTTCTCGCGCAGCTGGTTGATGAAGACGCAGCACGTTTTCGATCGGGCAATCGCCGCGGTCAGCTTGCGCAGGGCTTGGCTCATCAGCCGCGCTTGCAGCCCCACGTGCTGATCGCCCATCTCGCCTTCAATTTCCGCGCGGGGGACGAGCGCTGCGACCGAGTCTATCACGATCACATCGACGGCGTTGGAGCGGACCAGCGTTTCCGCGATTTCCAGCGCCTGCTCACCGGTGTCGGGCTGCGAGACCAGCAAATCATCGAGATTGACCCCAAGCGTCTTAGCGTAGGTGGGATCCAGCGCATGCTCCGCATCGATGAACGCGGCCACCCCGCCGGTGCGCTGCGCCTCAACAATCAGACTGAGGCTCAGCGTGGTCTTGCCTGAGGACTCCGGGCCGAAGATTTCCACCACCCGGCCGCGCGGGACACCGCCGATGCCCAGGGCGAGGTCAAGCGCCAGTGACCCTGTCGGTAGGGCTGGAATGTCCAATTTTGTGTCCTGGCCCAGCCGCATGATCGAGCCTTTGCCGAATTGCTTCTCAATTTGGCTGAGGGTCAGCTCAAGCGCCTTCTGCCGATCGGTCCGTTCCTTCTCCTGTTGCTCCTTGCCTGTGGCCATGACCGTTCTCCTTCGTGTTTCAGCCTGTGATGCGTGCGATAGTTCGGTGGGCGGGGCGCAGCGGCCCTCCGTATCTGTCGACTCTGAACGCCTTATTATACAAGCTACAGGCTCCACGCTGCAAGCTGCGGTATAATGGCTCCATGCAAGCGGAGATTCTGGCGATTGGCTCGGAGCTGACCAGCGGGGCCACCGTCAATACCAACGCCGCGTATCTCGCCAGGCGGCTCGCGGAGCGTGGCCTGCGTTGCGCGCGGCAGGTCGTGGTGAGCGATGAGCCGGACGCGCTGGCTGGCGCGCTGCGCCAAGCGCTCGCCCAGTGCGACGTGCTCATCACCACCGGCGGCCTGGGGCCGACGTTCGACGATATGACGATCGAGCTGATTTCCCGGGTCACCGCGCGGCCCCTCACTTACTCGGCGGCGGCGGCCGCAACCATCAAGCGCTTCTATAGCCGAAGGCACCGACCGCTGCAACACGCGGCACTCCGGCAAGCCTACCTTCCCCAAGGCGGCGAGGCGCTCCCCAATCCCATCGGCACCGCCCCAGGATTGTGGCTCTCCTATGAGGGTCAAACCCTGATTGCCCTGCCTGGCGTGCCCTCGGAGATGCGGGCGATCATGGAGCAGTCGGTGCTGCCGCGATTGACGCGGCTCGGCGGTGCCACCATTATTCAGACCCGAACCTTGCGAACGGCAGGACTCGTCGAACTCTCCATCGAAGCCATCCTGAAGGCGCTCCGCATCCCGCCCGCGATCGAGGTCGGACTCTATCCATCGCTGCGAATGGTGGATATCCGGCTCACCGCCACCGCGAATTCCCCAAGCACTGCCACCACCGCCCTGGCGCGCCTGGAATCTCGCCTGCGAGGGCGGCTCGGCCGGAATGTCTACGGCACCGGCGATGAAACCCTTGAAGAAGTGCTTGGCGCTCTGCTGGTGCGCCAACGAACCACCTTGGCGATCGCCGAATCGTGCACCGGCGGGCTGGTGTCCGATCGGATCACCAATATTTCAGGAAGCTCGAGGTATGTGCGGGGCGCGGTCGTGGCGTATCACAATGAGGTGAAACACCGGCCGCTTGGCGTCTCGAAGGATGTGCTCACGCGCTGGGGTGCGGTGAGCGCTCAAACCGCGGCGGCGATGGCCGAGGGTGTGCGCCGCTTGGTTGGCGCAGACATCGGATTATCAGTGACAGGCATCGCCGGCCCTACCGGAGGCACCGTGAAAAAACCGGTCGGGTTAGTCTACCTCGGGCTGTCGGATGGCCGCGGCACCCACACCCAGCGCCACCAGTTCTTCGGCGATCGGCTCTCGATCAAAATGCAGGCGGCACAGACCGCCCTCGATTGGCTTCGACGTTATTTGCTCAAGGGAATCTCTGCGAGGACGGAATGGGTGGGACCCGCCGAAGTCAGAACGCTCTGATAGAGGGTGACGGACGTGGCCTGCCAGGCAGTCGGTGGAGTCCAGTGCGGATTCCGCAACCCTTCAATGAAGTCATGCTTTCCACGAGGCGACCTCACGCGGCCGATCGTCGCATGAGCGGAATAGGGCCACTCCTCTTTCTTTAAGCCCAACGCTCGGCTTTCCTTTTCGATCGCGTCCGCCAACCGAATCACGTCATTCTTCCCTTCGCTGACTCCGACCCAAATGATGCGCGGGTCGTTGAGCGACGGAAACGCCCCGAGCTCCTGAAGGCCCATCGTAAACGCGGATGTGTGTTGCGCGATCTTCATCAGAAACCCTTCCACCTGCTGCCGCTGCGCCTCGGTAATCTCATCGAGAAACTTCAGTGTGACATGAAGCTGCTCAGCGTCTACCCATTTCACATCGGCGTGCGATTTCGACAGTTCCTGCTGTAGCACAGTTAATGCCGCACGTGCCTCCTCTGAAAGACCAATCCCAATAAACGCTCGCATGTGGGCGATCTCTTTTGGCTTAGTGAATGTGCGAAGCAAAGAACAAGACGATGGCCGCGATGACGCACCAAATGAACGTGATCGTATATGCTGCTGCTCCTAGATCATCAGCCATAATGCCCCAGCCGCCAGGTAATCGCTCGAGCCAATTTAAAGGAAATGGCTTTAGGATATCGAATGCGCGAAACAGAAGAAAAGCTCCCACAAACCAATACCAAGAGGCAAGCGTCCACCATGGGCCGAGGATTACAACCGCGGCCATAGCCCACACTTCATCAAGAATGATGGCTGGTGCATCGTGGAGACCAATTTCACGTTCTGCAATTGTGCAGACTATGGCACACAGAATAAATGCGATAACTAAAAACCCCACCAACAGCAACAAGGTCCATGTCCATTGCCATGCTATCCCTCTCACGATAAACCCCACAACGACTCCCGCGAGACTTCCCCACGTCCCTGGCGCCCAGCGGATTTTTCCAAGACCCCCTATCGTTGCCAGAAAGACGGCCGCTGATCGAATATTCATCAACGTCTACTGTGTGCTGTGTGCTGTGTGCTAGTGTCCAATAGTTTCTCTCAATACTGCCCGGTGGCGCCAGCAGAAGCTGGCTCCGGAAATCACCGTCAGGATGAGCGCAACCCACATGCTCGCGTGAATCAGCTCGCGCCGCCAGACCTGCGCGGCCGATCGCTCTTGAAGGATCAACGCGAGCAGCACGATGCCGATCGCCACCATTTGCGACACCGTCTTGTGCTTGCCGGCTTTCTCCGCGGGCAGCACGATCTGCCGGTTCGCCGCGACCAGCCGCAAGCCGGTAATCACAAACTCGCGCAGGGCGATCAGCAGCACCATCCAGGCCTGGACAAGCCCTAACTGGACAAACGACAGCAGCAGGCCAAGCACGAGGATTTTATCCGCAATAGGATCCAGCAACGCTCCGAGCGGGCTGGTTTGACGCCGCCGTCGCGCGAGCCAGCCATCCAGCCAATCCGTCAGGCTCGCCAGAAGAAAGCAGGCCAAGGCAACGGACTTCGCCGCCACCCCTGGCGCAAAGATCAGCGCCATGATGAGGAACGTCAGCAGAATCCGAGCAAGAGTAAGTTTGGTGGGCAGCGTCATCGCTGGGAGATGGAAGTAGCAACTCCGATGAGGTCATACTCCAAGCTCTCGGTGATCTGCACGCGGATAAGATCGCCGGGCGCCAGCGGTGCGGCGCTGCGGACATAGACAAGACCGTCAACCTCCGGAGCATCTGCGCTCGTGCGCCCGAGATATTGGGTGGCATCCTCCGCATCGCGTTCATCGATGATCACCTCGCAGGTCGTGCCGACGGCCCGCGCCGTGACCTCTGCCGCAATCTCCTGCTGCAGCTGCATCAGCTGATCGAACCGGCGCTTCGCGTCCTCTTGCGGCACCTGCTCCGGATAACGAAACGCGGCGCTGCCCTCTTCGTTGGAATAGGTGAAGGCGCCGAGCCGCTCAAACTTCACCTCGCGCAAGAATTCCAAGAGACGCTGGAACGCCGCCTCGGTTTCGCCAGGAAATCCCACGATCACGGACGTGCGCAGCGCCATGCCGGGGATCTCTTGCCTCAGCCGCTGAATCGTCTCGCGCAGCTGGGCCTGCGTCATCTGGCGATTCATCCGTGCGAGCATTAGATCATCCGCATGCTCGATCGCTGAGTCCAGATATTTGCAGATCGTCGGCTCATCGCGGATCGTCTGGATCAGCTCGCGAGAGATGCCGCGCGGATGGCAGTAGAGCAGCCGGATCCACCGCACGCCGCTGATCTTCGCCAGTGCCGACATCAGCTCGGCGATGCGCGGCCGATGGTAGAGATCCACACCGTAATCCGAGGTATCCTGGCCAACGACGACCAACTCCGTGATGCCCCGCTCTTCGACAAGTTGCGTGGCCTCTTCCACGACCGCGTCAATCGGCCGACTGGAAAGCGGCCCCTTGATCTTCGGAATGATGCAAAAGCTGCAGCCTTTGAGGCAGCCTTCGGAGATTTTCAGATAGGCGTAATGCGTCGGCGTCAGCGGGACTCGCGCGACACGGATATCCCGATGCGGCACCTGGGGCCGCGGCCGCACGCGCTGCGATGGCTGGCCTTGTAACGCGCGCTGCACCACGGTTTCGATGTCGCCGAAGCCATCGACGCCGATGAAGCCATCGACGTCGGGCAGCTCCTTGATGAGCTCCTGCTTGAACCGCTGCACCAGGCAGCCGGCGACCACCACCGCTTTGATCTTGCCCTGTTTTTTTAACTCCACCGCCTGCAGCACCGTGTCGATCGACTCCTTGATCGCGTCTTGCACGAAACTGCAGGTATTAATCATGACGACGTCAGAGCCTTCGGCGGCATCCGCCACGGTGAATCCCTGCTGCTTCAGCCGGCCGAGCAGCAACTCAGAATCCACCAACGTGCGGGGACAGCCGAGGCTGATCATGCTGACAGTCGGGGAGACGATAGGAAGCGGTTTCATGAGACGAGGCAAGCGCCTGTCAGCGCAAATCGCTGCGCAGTTGCGTAACGCCGCGATGTGTGATGAGCAGGCGTCCGCGATGGGCGAGCGCAAACGGGCTGATGGACTGGCCGTTGAGTGTCACTTCGACATCGGCCGGCTGCGCGATGATGAGCTCGAGCTCTTTTCTGGCACTCCACTGCTCCTTCGCGCCTCGGAGGAGGCGCTGCTGAGCCAGGAGCTTGCCGTCGGCCCGCACGGTGATCCAGGTCGTGCGAAGCGCGGTCATGTGGAGCTCAAGCGGCTGGGTCGCCAACAGTGTCAGGGTCGGCAGCTCGGGCAGTTTAGGGATGCGATCGCCTGACGTGAGGCTCGCCGTCTTAGCCGCGCCAATGCTCGGCATCGGCAGCCGAGCCATCCACCGGCGCGCCGGTCTGATCGCGGCCACGACCAGCAGCACCGCAGCGCTCAGCGCCGCTGCCGTCGCGACATGACGGACCAGCGGAACGGACCAGAGCTCGCGCCATGAGACCGTGACGACGGCCGCGGGAGGCGGCAGCGTCTGCTGGATCCCAGGCTCCGGAGTCGGCCACGTCACGCCCGCGAGCAGCGGCTCCGGCTCAAGATGCAGATACCGCGCGTACGACGTGAGGAATCCCTTGACGTAGATCGGGCTCATCAACTGCGGCAAGCGATCTTCTTCAATGGCCTCAAGCACCCAGGGTTGGATTTTCGTGTCTTTCGTCACGTCGCTATGCGATCGCTTCAGTTGCTCACGCGCCTGCCGAAGCTGCTCTCCGACGCTACTCATTCGGGGTTCCCGCCGATTGTTTGAGGGCTTCACGCGTCACAAGGACTTCCCGGGGACGGCTGCCTTGCGGAGGGCCAACCAGGCCTTCCTGCTCCATCAAATCCAAGATCCGCGCGGCCCGGCCATACCCGAGCCGCAGGCGGCGCTGCAGCAGCGATGTGGAGGCTTGCCCGGTGTCCAGCACGAGCGACTTGGCTTGCTCATAGAGTTCGTCCTTCTCCCCCATCGGGCCGCTACCTTCCGGCTGGCGCTCGCGCTCCATCAATCGCACATCATACGCCGGTGCCCCCTGCTGTTTCAAGAAGGAAGTGATCTGTTCAATTTCCGCATCGGTCACAAACGCCCCTTGGGCCCGCACCGGCTTGGCACTCCCGGGCTTCAGGAACAAGAGGTCGCCGCGGCCCAGCAATTTGTCCGCGCCATTGGCATCGAGGATCGTGCGCGAGTCCACTTTCGAGGCCACCTGAAACGCGATGCGCGCCGGGAAGTTCGCCTTGATCACCCCGGTGATGACATCGACTGACGGGCGCTGGGTGGCAAGAATCATGTGCAGCCCAACGGCCCTCGAGAGCTGGGCCAGGCGCGTAATCGCGCCTTCGACATCCTGGGCCGCGATCATCATCAGATCAGCCAATTCATCAACCACGATCACGAGATACGGCAGCGGGCGGCCGTCGTCCACAGGACCCTCGTCTTCTCCCGCTGAGGGCTCTGCCGGTTGCGGCGAAGGCGGCGGAGCCCCCGTTCCAGTCACCCGCTTCTTATTGTACATGTCGATGTTGCGCACGCCGGCCTTCGCCAGCAATTGGTAGCGGCGCTCCATTTCATCGACGGCCCAGTGGAGCGCCACCGACGCTTTCTTGGCATTCGTGACGACCGGGGCGATGAGGTGCGGGATGCTGTTGAACATCGCCAGCTCCACCATTTTCGGATCGATCATGAGAAACCGAACCTGCTCCGGGCTCGCACGCGTCAGCATGCCAAGGAGCAAGCTGTTAAGACACACCGTCTTGCCGGACCCCGTGGCTCCGGCGATCAGCAGATGCGGGCACTCGCGCAAGTCGGTCACGAGGGCGTGGCCCGACACATCTTGGCCGATCGGCAGCGCAATCGGCGAAGGGTTGCCGGCGAACTCCTGCGCGCCGATGATCTCCTTGAGGTAGACCGTCGTCGTCTTGGTGTTGGGGACGTCGACGCCGACCGTGCCCTTGCCCGGGATCGGGGCGACGACATGGCAGCTGGCGGCCTTCATCACGAGCGCGATATCATCCGACAGCGAGACGATCTTCGTCAGTTTCACGCCGGGTGCCGGGGTCAGCTCATACCGCGTCACCGTCGGGCCGCGGTCGATGTTCACCACGGTCGCTTCAATCCCGAATTCCCGCAAGGTTTCTTCCAAGATGCGGGCGTTGCGCGCCACATCTTCATTGATCTGCCGTTCGGCGACCGGCGGCGGGTTCGTGAGCAATTGATGCGGCGGCAGCTGAAAACCGCCTGGGGCTTGTCGTCGGGGGGGGATTGGAATGGCGTTGGACGTTGGCTCCACCGTCGAGCGGATCCGCGCGCGGGGCGAGTCAAGCGCTCGTGTCAGCGGCTGGGGATCCTCGCGAGGCTCGCGGTCGCGCTCACGCTGAGGTTGGCGCGCGCGCAGACGGCTGGCGTCCGAGGAGAGCCGGGGTGCCGGGGACGCCGACGGCGATGGCTCAGGCCGGCGCAGGCCTTGGGCCAGCGCGCCCCAGATGCGCCGCCAAATCCCCCAGCCTGCTCCATGTCCGGAGACCACCACCCACGCAATCAAGGCCACGCAGGAGGCCGTCAACATCGTCCCGACGGCGCCCAAGTAATAGGCTCCGGCCTGTGCGAGCAGCAATCCCACCATGCCGCCACGATGCGCTTGCGCCTCACCCTGGGGTCCGATCAAGGCCAGCAGCGTCGCCGCGCTGGCCAGCAGGCAGAGGGCGCCGAGGGTCATGGACACCTTGTGCATCGGCTCTCCGCGCCCTTGCCATAGCGCCGCAGCCCAAAGCCAACAGAGCGCTCCCAGCAGATACGCCGCCAGGCCGAATCCGCCGCGGCCGATGGCCGCGAGCCACGCCCCGAGGGCGCCGCCAAGATTGCCCGGCGGACTATTCGGCGGAAAGCTGAAGAACGCGCTATCGGCGGGTGTGAAGGTGAGAAACGCGAGGGTTAAAAATACGCCGGCTGAGGCGAAAAGCGCGCTGCCGACTTTGGCCGGCCACTGCCGCGGGACTGGAGAGTGTCCTGCCCGTCGTTCCATGGAGTTCGCGGCTATCCGCGGGAATCAGCTTCCTCGGATTTCGATCCGTCTTGCGGCAGGGCGCGCTTGCGGGAGAGGTTGATGCGCCCCTGCTCGTCGATCTCAATCACTTTCACGGGAAACTCATCGCCGAGTTTCACCACGTCTTCAACTTTATTCACGTACTTCTCGGCCAGCTCAGACACATGCACCAGGCCTTCTTTCCCAGGCAAGATCTCGCAAAAGGCGCCAAAGTTCATGATGCGCTTGACCTTGGCTTTGTAGATCTTGCCGACTTCGACGTCTTCGGTCAGGGTGCGGATAATTTCAATCGCGCGCGCTGATTTTTCCGCGTCGTTGGAGGCCACCACCACGCTGCCGTCATCCTCAACGTTGATTTCGGCACCCGTCTCTTCAATGATCTTGCGGATCGTCCGGCCGCCGGAGCCGATGACATCGCGGATGCGCTCCGGATTGATTTTGATCGTGGTGATCCGCGGCGCGTAGGCGGAGAGCTCTGTCCGCGGCTTCTCGATGGCGCCGGCCATCAGATCGAGCACCGCCATGCGGGCCGGGTGCGCCTGCGCCAAAATCTTGTTGATGAGCTCAACGCTCAACCCCTCGCGGATTTTCACATCCACCTGCACCGCCGTCGTGCCCAATCGGGTGCCGGCCACCTTGAAATCCATATCGCCGACATGATCCTCAAGGCCGGAGATATCGGTGAGAATCGCGACCTCGGCCCCCTCCTTCACCAGCCCCATCGCCACACCGCTGACCGCGGCCTTGATCGGCACCCCGGCATCCATCAAGGAGAGCGTTCCGGCGCACACCGTGGCCATGCTGGAGGATCCGTTTGATTCGAGGATGTCGGAGACCACGCGGATCGTGTACGGGAATTCGTCTTTCGAGGGGATCATCGGCTCAATCGCCCGTTCCGCGAGCGCGCCATGGCCGATTTCCCGGCGGCCGGGCCCCCGAAGCGGCCGCACCTCGCCGACGCTAAACGGCGGAAAATTGTAGTGGAGCATGAAGCGTTTGTAGCTTTCGCCCTCAAGGGCTTCGATGAGCTGCTCATCATCGCTCGTGCCGAGTGTGGCCACCGACAAGCTCTGCGTCTCGCCCCGGGTAAAGAGCCCTGAGCCGTGCGTCCTCGGCAGCACCCCCACCTGACAGGCAATGTCGCGCAGCTGGGTGTACGCGCGCCCGTCCATCCGGATCTTCCGATCCAGAATCGCCCGGCGCGCTTCATCGTGATCCACGATCTCAAAGGCCGCCGCCACCTGATCCGCGGTGATCGCGCCGCCGGCGGTCAGTTGCTCCGTCACGCGCTGCTTCAGCGCCGCAAGCGCCTCATGCCGCTCGTGCTTCTTCTTCGGCTCGTTGATCGCCGCCAGCGCCGTCCGCGCGGCGGAGCGCACCTGCTCCAGCAGCTCGGGCGAGGGTTGAGCGATCTGAAACGCCGGGTTCTTCGGCTTGCCGGCTTTCGCCACCAATTCCTCTTGCATCGCGATGACCGTTTTCAGATGCTGCGCGCCGAAGGCGATCGCCTCCACCACTTGCTGCTCGGGCACTTCTTTCATTCCGGATTCGATCATGGTGATGCCGTGGCGCGTTCCGGCCACCACCAAATCAATCGAGCTCTGTGCGAGCTCCTGATAGGTCGGATTCACCACCAAGCGGCCGTCGATGAGCCCGACGCGGAGGGCACCCAACGCATCGGGAAACGGGATCGAGGAGAGCCGCAACGCGCACGAGGCTCCCGCCACCGCAAGCACATCAGGATCATATTCCCCGTCGGAGGAGAGGACCGCCGCCATCACTTGCAGCTCATGCAAGAACCCGTTGGGAAACAGCGGACGGATCGGACGGTCGATCAGGCGGGAGGTCAGAATTTCCTTTTCGGTGGGCCGCCCCTCTCGCTTAAAAAACCCGCCGGGGATCTTGCCGGCGGCGTAGGTCTTCTCGCGGTAATCGCACGTTAAGGGCACCATACCAAGGGCTTCGCGAGGAAGTTCGCTCGCCACCGCCGTCACCAGCACGACGGTGCCCCCTTGCTGGATCACGACCGACCCGTCGGCCTGCCGCGCCCAAGCGCCGGTTTCAAACGAGAGCGTTGACGTTCCGAGTTGTGTGGAGACTTTCAACATGGGGCGAGCCGAGGGGTCATTTGCGGAGGCTGAGGGCTTCAAGGATCTTGCGATAGGCGTCCTCGTCATGGCGCTTGAGATACTCCAGCAGCCGGCGGCGCCGGCCGACCATGATCAGCAGCCCTCGGCGGGAGTTGAAATCCCGTTGATGCGTCGTGATGTGCGAGGTGAGACTGGTGATCCGCTCGGTCAGCAGCGCAATTTGCACTTGGGGCGAGCCGGTGTCGCGCTCATGCACGCGGAACTTCTGGATCACAGGCTTCACCGTGGTCGTCGAACTCATCCGTGCTCCTTCACATTCTCTCTTCTTTTCGCTCGCAAGTAACGTTCTATCATACGCTGGAACATCGTCGTCGTCAAGCACTTCTGCTTCGCCGTGGTCTTAACGCCACGGCTTCGCAGCAATACTCTCCTTCCTTTCCGGCGAAGGAGAGTGACACCGCAGCCGCCAGGGGCCGATAAGCCGAGTTCTGTTCTCCTTCGCTCCCCAGCTTTCGCAGGGGAGCTTCGGAGCAATGGTCATCCATCTGGGCCTTGCCTTGCGGCAGGGCTCTTGCGGCCTACCTCCCTAACCTGTTTGGCGGGCAACCGTATCCCCGCCAGTGATTGCTCACGGCGGGGTGTTAGGATCTTTGGCCTTGCTCCGCGTAGAGATTGCCGCGTTTCACCTCGGATCTAAAGGCCAGATACCTTGCGGTGTCTGGCCCCATGACGACCCTACTCGTCTCTGTGGCTCTAATCCGCCCTATTGCTAGAGGAAGGGGGGTTACCCCTTTACGCTGCCCTATGGAGCTCGGACTTTCCTCCCCGCCACGATTCGTGGCGAGGCGACCATCTAGCCTCTGTCGACTGCGGTGTCAATGAACGCGGTCTGCGGCTGCCCCAGCGAGCCGATCCGCCTGGCGGTTGTGCTCGCGCGGCACATGCTGCACAGCACAGTGCTCGAAGCCTTCGCGCAAATGCCTCACCAGGTCGTGCAGAATTTTCAACCACGGATCTTTCACGCGATACTGACCGGACAGCTGCCTGGCCAGCAGTTCGCTATCTGTCTTGACCACCACCGAGGTCTGCCCGCGCTTCAGCGCCTCTTGCAGCGCATACACCAGGGCGAGATATTCGGCGACGTTATTGGTCGTTGGCCCGAGAAATTGTGACAGCTGCCATGCCGGCTCGCCGTTGCCGTCGTAACACACGGCGCCGATGCCAGCCGGGCCGGGGTTGCCGCGGCTAGCACCATCGATCAAGATCTCACAGCTTCGAATGCGCTTCATCAAAAAAGAGAATGCGATTGCAACTTTCGCATGTGACGAGCTTCGCTTTCAAGTAGACCTCGTTCACGACCTGCGGCGGCATC includes:
- a CDS encoding Do family serine endopeptidase; its protein translation is MAGRWSRAGIGAVVVAIIFGVAGGGDLWSNPPASTTASAGGARSTAQAATSEAENLQNAFMRISQQVGPAVVSISTEQVEQIRQYFRGHPFFGFEDPEDFFRQFYGELPERELRRFGLGSGVIIDERGLILTNEHVVANADKITVTLADGREFSGEVKGKDPRSDLAVIKIDAKNLPVAKLGDSSIVRTGQWAIALGNPFGLMGAGPASRVIGSEPTLTVGVVSALNRQLPRTTRFDRDYSDLFQTDAAINPGNSGGPLLNIQGEVIGINVAILTSSRGSEGIGFAIPINKAKNVLDALIEGKKVAYGWLGIQIQDITDDVADYYRLTDRNGVLVYSVLRESPAIKAGLRDGDIIKAIDGQAIRYSRELIDRVSHAKPGQKMILDLLRDGAAQKLTVEIGERSDLEPGSAATSETAWRGLQVSNLTPEQAERFTMPSDTTGVLVVDVEQNSPAEQAGLRPGDVINQVGKLPIANVNDYRAAIAQEKGDTLVRTTRGYFVIKAR
- the recA gene encoding recombinase RecA, whose translation is MATGKEQQEKERTDRQKALELTLSQIEKQFGKGSIMRLGQDTKLDIPALPTGSLALDLALGIGGVPRGRVVEIFGPESSGKTTLSLSLIVEAQRTGGVAAFIDAEHALDPTYAKTLGVNLDDLLVSQPDTGEQALEIAETLVRSNAVDVIVIDSVAALVPRAEIEGEMGDQHVGLQARLMSQALRKLTAAIARSKTCCVFINQLREKIGVMFGNPETTPGGRALKFYSSVRIDLRRIETIKVGDRAIGNRVRAKVVKNKVAAPFRQAEFDILFDEGISKAGGILDVGETTAVIQRQGSWLSWGETKLGQGRESARLFLRENPKLMKQLEDQIRKHDAQEGVKEPKDASKAKDVAEPAGQRA
- the thpR gene encoding RNA 2',3'-cyclic phosphodiesterase, encoding MRAFIGIGLSEEARAALTVLQQELSKSHADVKWVDAEQLHVTLKFLDEITEAQRQQVEGFLMKIAQHTSAFTMGLQELGAFPSLNDPRIIWVGVSEGKNDVIRLADAIEKESRALGLKKEEWPYSAHATIGRVRSPRGKHDFIEGLRNPHWTPPTAWQATSVTLYQSVLTSAGPTHSVLAEIPLSK
- the rimO gene encoding 30S ribosomal protein S12 methylthiotransferase RimO — encoded protein: MKPLPIVSPTVSMISLGCPRTLVDSELLLGRLKQQGFTVADAAEGSDVVMINTCSFVQDAIKESIDTVLQAVELKKQGKIKAVVVAGCLVQRFKQELIKELPDVDGFIGVDGFGDIETVVQRALQGQPSQRVRPRPQVPHRDIRVARVPLTPTHYAYLKISEGCLKGCSFCIIPKIKGPLSSRPIDAVVEEATQLVEERGITELVVVGQDTSDYGVDLYHRPRIAELMSALAKISGVRWIRLLYCHPRGISRELIQTIRDEPTICKYLDSAIEHADDLMLARMNRQMTQAQLRETIQRLRQEIPGMALRTSVIVGFPGETEAAFQRLLEFLREVKFERLGAFTYSNEEGSAAFRYPEQVPQEDAKRRFDQLMQLQQEIAAEVTARAVGTTCEVIIDERDAEDATQYLGRTSADAPEVDGLVYVRSAAPLAPGDLIRVQITESLEYDLIGVATSISQR
- the pgsA gene encoding CDP-diacylglycerol--glycerol-3-phosphate 3-phosphatidyltransferase — its product is MTLPTKLTLARILLTFLIMALIFAPGVAAKSVALACFLLASLTDWLDGWLARRRRQTSPLGALLDPIADKILVLGLLLSFVQLGLVQAWMVLLIALREFVITGLRLVAANRQIVLPAEKAGKHKTVSQMVAIGIVLLALILQERSAAQVWRRELIHASMWVALILTVISGASFCWRHRAVLRETIGH
- a CDS encoding phosphatidylglycerophosphatase A translates to MNIRSAAVFLATIGGLGKIRWAPGTWGSLAGVVVGFIVRGIAWQWTWTLLLLVGFLVIAFILCAIVCTIAEREIGLHDAPAIILDEVWAMAAVVILGPWWTLASWYWFVGAFLLFRAFDILKPFPLNWLERLPGGWGIMADDLGAAAYTITFIWCVIAAIVLFFASHIH
- a CDS encoding competence/damage-inducible protein A, whose protein sequence is MQAEILAIGSELTSGATVNTNAAYLARRLAERGLRCARQVVVSDEPDALAGALRQALAQCDVLITTGGLGPTFDDMTIELISRVTARPLTYSAAAAATIKRFYSRRHRPLQHAALRQAYLPQGGEALPNPIGTAPGLWLSYEGQTLIALPGVPSEMRAIMEQSVLPRLTRLGGATIIQTRTLRTAGLVELSIEAILKALRIPPAIEVGLYPSLRMVDIRLTATANSPSTATTALARLESRLRGRLGRNVYGTGDETLEEVLGALLVRQRTTLAIAESCTGGLVSDRITNISGSSRYVRGAVVAYHNEVKHRPLGVSKDVLTRWGAVSAQTAAAMAEGVRRLVGADIGLSVTGIAGPTGGTVKKPVGLVYLGLSDGRGTHTQRHQFFGDRLSIKMQAAQTALDWLRRYLLKGISARTEWVGPAEVRTL